Proteins from a genomic interval of Chloroflexota bacterium:
- a CDS encoding peptidylprolyl isomerase has product MRRVTILGLAALVLIVVAACGESEPEGPPVYDAYPPMEVEDQRGYSVTFTTSVGRIRFVMLPQEALLAVNSFIFLINEGYYDGLAFHRVVPGLLAESGDATGTGTGNAGYTFEIEPPQRPYARGLIALANDGTPNSNGSRFFFILGDLAGSAEAPHEYTIFGHVRENHAVSWATLDKIEAAEEEVTILSTVATEGCLPAWMGFGRC; this is encoded by the coding sequence ATGCGGCGAGTGACAATCCTTGGGCTAGCTGCCCTCGTGCTCATCGTCGTGGCCGCCTGCGGCGAGTCGGAGCCGGAAGGGCCTCCGGTCTACGACGCCTACCCGCCGATGGAGGTTGAAGATCAGCGGGGCTATAGCGTCACCTTCACCACCAGCGTCGGGCGCATCCGCTTCGTGATGTTGCCGCAGGAAGCACTGCTGGCGGTCAACAGTTTCATCTTCCTGATCAACGAGGGCTACTACGACGGCCTCGCGTTTCATCGGGTAGTCCCCGGCCTGCTCGCCGAATCGGGCGACGCGACGGGCACGGGCACCGGCAACGCGGGCTACACCTTCGAGATCGAGCCACCGCAGCGACCCTACGCGCGGGGACTGATTGCGCTGGCCAACGACGGGACGCCGAACTCCAACGGATCGCGGTTCTTCTTCATCCTTGGCGATCTGGCCGGAAGCGCCGAGGCGCCGCACGAATACACGATCTTCGGCCATGTCAGGGAAAACCATGCGGTGTCGTGGGCGACGTTGGACAAGATCGAGGCCGCGGAGGAAGAGGTCACCATCCTTTCGACGGTCGCGACGGAAGGCTGCCTGCCAGCGTGGATGGGCTTCGGCCGGTGTTGA
- a CDS encoding peptidylprolyl isomerase has translation MRRAVVVGLVSLIVVVVAACGESEPEGPPVFDAYPAMEIDPLRSYSITFTTSVGRLTFTLLPEEAPLAVNSFIFLANSGYYDGVAFHRVVPGVLAETGDATGTGTGNPGYTFEVESTQWPYERGAIAMANDGTPNSNGSRFFFILGDLAGSAEAPHEYTVFGHLKPNHAPSVATLEKIEAAQEEVTILSLKATEGCLPSGGPYQCS, from the coding sequence ATGCGGCGAGCGGTAGTGGTCGGTCTAGTTTCGTTGATCGTCGTCGTGGTGGCGGCGTGCGGCGAGTCGGAGCCGGAAGGGCCGCCGGTCTTCGACGCCTACCCAGCAATGGAGATTGATCCGCTGCGGTCCTACAGCATCACCTTCACCACCAGCGTCGGGCGCCTCACCTTCACCCTGCTTCCGGAAGAGGCGCCGCTGGCGGTCAATAGCTTCATTTTTCTAGCCAATAGCGGCTACTACGACGGCGTCGCGTTTCACCGGGTGGTCCCGGGCGTGCTCGCCGAGACCGGCGACGCCACCGGAACGGGCACCGGCAACCCGGGCTATACCTTCGAGGTGGAGTCCACGCAGTGGCCCTATGAACGCGGCGCCATCGCCATGGCCAACGACGGGACGCCGAACTCCAACGGATCGCGGTTCTTCTTCATCCTGGGCGACCTGGCGGGAAGCGCCGAGGCGCCGCATGAGTACACGGTCTTTGGCCATCTGAAGCCGAATCACGCGCCGTCGGTGGCCACGCTCGAGAAGATCGAGGCGGCGCAAGAAGAGGTCACCATCTTGTCGCTGAAGGCGACGGAGGGCTGCCTGCCGAGCGGCGGTCCCTACCAGTGCTCGTGA
- a CDS encoding peptidylprolyl isomerase, giving the protein MEIDLRRSYSVIFTTNLGRLTFQLLPEEAPLAVNSFIFLANEGYYDGVAFHRVVPGVLAETGDATGTGTGNPGYTFEVESTQRAYERGGIALANDGTPNSNGSRFFFILGDLAGSAEAPHAYTVFGHLKPDHAPSVATLDKIEAAQEEVIIVSVKATEGCLPSGGPFQCS; this is encoded by the coding sequence ATGGAAATTGATCTGCGCCGGTCCTACAGCGTCATCTTCACGACAAATCTCGGACGCCTCACCTTCCAGCTGCTTCCCGAGGAGGCGCCGCTGGCGGTCAACAGCTTCATTTTCCTCGCCAACGAGGGCTACTACGACGGCGTCGCGTTTCATCGGGTAGTCCCCGGCGTGCTCGCCGAGACGGGCGACGCCACCGGAACGGGCACCGGCAATCCGGGCTACACCTTCGAGGTGGAGTCTACGCAGCGAGCCTACGAACGCGGCGGCATCGCCCTGGCCAACGATGGGACGCCGAACTCCAACGGATCGCGGTTCTTCTTCATCCTGGGCGACCTCGCGGGAAGCGCCGAGGCGCCGCACGCGTACACCGTCTTCGGCCATCTGAAGCCGGATCACGCGCCGTCGGTGGCCACGCTCGACAAGATCGAGGCGGCGCAGGAAGAGGTCATCATCGTGTCCGTGAAGGCGACGGAGGGCTGCCTGCCGAGCGGCGGTCCCTTCCAGTGCTCATGA
- a CDS encoding peptidylprolyl isomerase, with the protein MTLLGLAALMLFVVTACGEAEPEGPPIYEAYPPTGIDPLRSYSVVFTTSVGRLTFQLLPEEAPLAVNSFVFLAREGYFDGVPFHRIVPGVLAETGDATGTGTGNPGYTFEVEPSQRPYERGGIALANDGTPNSNGSRFFFILGDLAGSADAPHEYTVFGHLKPNHPPSVATLDKIEAAQEEVIIRSLQVTEGCLPSRGNYGAC; encoded by the coding sequence GTGACACTCCTTGGGCTGGCGGCCCTAATGCTCTTCGTCGTGACGGCGTGCGGCGAGGCGGAGCCGGAAGGGCCGCCGATCTATGAGGCCTACCCACCGACGGGGATTGATCCGCTCCGGTCCTACAGCGTTGTCTTCACCACCAGCGTCGGACGCCTCACCTTCCAGCTGCTTCCGGAAGAGGCGCCGCTGGCGGTCAACAGCTTCGTTTTCTTGGCAAGGGAGGGTTACTTCGACGGCGTGCCGTTTCATCGCATCGTTCCGGGAGTGCTTGCCGAAACCGGCGACGCGACGGGCACGGGCACCGGCAACCCGGGCTACACCTTCGAGGTGGAGCCGTCGCAGCGGCCCTATGAACGCGGTGGCATCGCCCTGGCCAACGACGGGACGCCGAACTCCAACGGCTCACGGTTCTTCTTCATCCTCGGCGATCTCGCCGGAAGCGCCGACGCGCCGCACGAGTACACGGTCTTCGGCCATCTGAAGCCGAATCACCCCCCGTCCGTAGCGACGCTCGACAAGATCGAGGCCGCCCAGGAAGAGGTCATCATCCGGTCGCTGCAGGTCACCGAGGGATGTCTGCCGAGCCGGGGCAACTACGGGGCATGCTAG
- a CDS encoding peptidylprolyl isomerase encodes MRQAMLVGLAALLLIVAAACGEEEPEGPPVYDAYPAMEIDPLRPYSVTFTTSVGRISFVLNPEEAPLAVNSFIFLANSGYYDGVAFHRVVPGVLAETGDATGTGSGNAGYTFEVEPPQRPYERGGIALANDGTPNSNGSRFFFILGDLAGSSDAPHEYTVFGHYKEDHAPSLATLDKIEAAQEEVTILSLKATEGCLPSWGGYGPC; translated from the coding sequence ATGCGGCAAGCGATGCTGGTCGGGCTGGCGGCCCTGTTACTGATCGTGGCGGCGGCGTGCGGCGAGGAGGAGCCGGAAGGGCCCCCGGTATACGACGCCTATCCTGCGATGGAGATTGATCCGCTGCGGCCCTATAGCGTCACCTTCACCACCAGCGTCGGACGCATCAGCTTCGTCCTGAATCCCGAAGAGGCGCCGCTGGCGGTCAACAGCTTTATTTTCCTCGCCAACAGTGGCTACTACGACGGCGTGGCGTTTCATCGGGTGGTCCCCGGGGTGCTGGCCGAAACCGGCGACGCCACGGGCACGGGCTCCGGCAACGCGGGCTACACCTTCGAGGTGGAGCCGCCGCAGCGGCCGTACGAGCGCGGAGGCATTGCCTTGGCCAATGACGGCACGCCGAATTCAAATGGATCGCGCTTTTTCTTCATCCTCGGCGACCTTGCGGGAAGTTCGGACGCGCCGCATGAGTACACGGTCTTCGGCCACTACAAGGAAGACCACGCGCCGTCCTTGGCCACGCTCGACAAGATCGAAGCCGCCCAGGAAGAAGTCACGATCCTGTCGCTGAAGGCCACGGAAGGCTGCCTGCCGAGCTGGGGTGGCTACGGCCCGTGCTAG
- a CDS encoding NAD-binding protein yields the protein MKHRETRLGAGRFVPSRPSGKAASIAQFYWRRRLIPGFLFLVAVSAVGVVGFVVIEGMAPVDALYMVVITISTVGFAEVHTLSTAGRVFTSLLIVAGVGTLAWTAANYIDYLAEGHLGAHFARRRRARLLSHMQGHYIVGSYGRVGARIAQELRNDGCDVVVIDIDPAQVKKASDDGLVSIADRASSDAGLTEAGIERAAAFIVATDDDAENVYAVLAARMLAPNVPVIARAASDEAVRRLQSAGARRVFSPPIEGALSMVDFVRRPNVRDVLDQLLDPHSPGLDIREMTVPGGSGLIGETVNGLSLQEFGVSMLALVRRGRTEMAPATDRVLEAGDVFVVVGVPEGLQRLVERHGLVDAPPVPSKQRTSSI from the coding sequence ATGAAACACAGGGAGACTCGACTGGGCGCTGGGCGATTCGTCCCGTCTCGGCCATCCGGCAAGGCCGCCAGCATTGCCCAGTTCTACTGGCGGCGCCGACTGATTCCCGGCTTCCTCTTTTTGGTCGCGGTTTCCGCCGTTGGGGTGGTCGGATTCGTCGTGATCGAGGGGATGGCTCCGGTGGACGCCCTCTACATGGTCGTCATCACCATCAGCACCGTGGGCTTCGCGGAGGTGCACACGTTGTCCACGGCAGGGCGTGTGTTTACGTCGCTGTTGATCGTGGCCGGCGTCGGTACACTCGCCTGGACGGCGGCGAACTATATCGACTACCTCGCCGAAGGCCACCTGGGTGCACACTTTGCGCGCCGCCGCCGCGCGAGGCTCCTTTCGCACATGCAGGGTCACTACATCGTCGGGTCGTATGGCCGCGTCGGCGCGCGCATCGCCCAAGAGTTGCGCAACGACGGCTGCGACGTCGTGGTGATCGACATCGACCCGGCGCAGGTCAAGAAGGCATCGGATGACGGTCTGGTGAGCATTGCCGATCGCGCGTCATCGGATGCGGGGCTCACCGAGGCAGGCATCGAGCGCGCCGCCGCCTTCATCGTCGCCACCGACGACGACGCCGAAAACGTATACGCGGTGCTGGCAGCTCGCATGCTGGCCCCGAACGTGCCGGTCATCGCGCGCGCCGCATCGGACGAGGCGGTCCGGCGGTTGCAATCGGCCGGCGCCCGGCGCGTGTTTTCACCGCCGATCGAGGGCGCGCTGAGCATGGTTGACTTCGTCCGGCGGCCGAACGTGCGGGATGTGCTCGACCAGCTGCTCGATCCCCACTCGCCCGGCCTGGACATCCGCGAAATGACCGTTCCGGGAGGATCCGGGCTGATTGGCGAAACGGTGAATGGGTTGTCGCTCCAGGAGTTTGGGGTATCGATGTTGGCCCTTGTCCGGCGGGGACGCACGGAGATGGCGCCGGCGACGGACCGTGTGCTCGAGGCCGGCGATGTATTCGTGGTCGTGGGCGTCCCTGAAGGGCTGCAGCGCCTTGTCGAGCGTCACGGGCTGGTCGACGCGCCGCCCGTACCCTCCAAACAGCGCACCAGCTCGATCTAG
- a CDS encoding proline/glycine betaine ABC transporter permease, which yields MAQPNAESPNVPPRVRLIRQFGDPARRFAGRIPALPGYGRWLAGAAVVVIALFVCLVVWGSQMEFPTTLSQSSVATSSGGETTLDRTVREVSGRAIDDAVDWLNKEAGWLFDSLSSAVDVALVRIEDALSWLPWPAVILGLALLSFAIGRWRLLGFTVLALLFIGFMDLWENTIDTVALMIVAVAVAVFIGLPVGVLASRSRVADNLLRPILDAMQTMPSFVYLLPGILFFGLGKPAGIFATIIYAVPPLIRLTNLGIRQVSPETIEAVRSFGASPRQILAKVQIPMALPTIMAGVNQTTLMALGMVTIASMVAAGGLGDNVLRALQKNQPGNGLIAGLAIVFLAIIFDRFTQAVSRGRHEIRRAG from the coding sequence ATGGCTCAACCAAACGCCGAGTCGCCAAACGTCCCACCCAGAGTCAGGCTCATTCGCCAGTTTGGCGACCCAGCCCGGAGATTCGCCGGCCGGATTCCGGCGCTGCCGGGCTATGGCCGTTGGCTTGCCGGAGCCGCGGTCGTCGTCATCGCCCTGTTTGTCTGCCTGGTCGTTTGGGGCTCGCAAATGGAGTTTCCCACCACCCTGTCACAGTCCAGCGTCGCCACGTCGTCCGGCGGCGAGACCACGCTGGACCGAACGGTTCGGGAAGTCTCCGGCAGGGCCATTGACGACGCGGTGGACTGGCTCAATAAGGAGGCCGGTTGGCTCTTCGACAGCCTGAGCTCCGCCGTCGACGTGGCCCTGGTGCGCATCGAGGATGCGCTGAGCTGGCTGCCGTGGCCCGCGGTCATTCTGGGTCTGGCGCTGCTGTCCTTCGCGATCGGGCGCTGGCGTCTGCTCGGCTTCACCGTGCTGGCGCTGCTCTTCATCGGCTTCATGGACCTCTGGGAGAACACCATCGACACCGTGGCGCTGATGATCGTGGCGGTGGCGGTGGCAGTGTTCATCGGCCTGCCGGTGGGCGTGCTGGCGTCGCGCAGCCGTGTCGCCGACAACCTCTTGCGGCCGATCCTTGACGCCATGCAGACCATGCCCAGCTTCGTCTACCTGCTGCCGGGCATCCTGTTTTTCGGCTTGGGGAAACCGGCCGGCATCTTCGCCACCATCATCTACGCGGTTCCCCCCTTGATTCGACTCACCAATTTGGGGATTCGCCAAGTGTCGCCCGAGACCATTGAGGCCGTTCGCTCGTTCGGTGCGTCCCCGCGGCAGATTCTGGCGAAAGTGCAGATTCCCATGGCTTTGCCCACCATCATGGCCGGCGTGAACCAAACCACCCTGATGGCCTTGGGAATGGTCACCATCGCCAGCATGGTGGCCGCCGGCGGACTCGGCGACAACGTGCTTCGCGCCCTGCAGAAGAACCAGCCCGGCAACGGGCTCATTGCGGGGCTGGCGATCGTTTTCCTGGCCATCATCTTCGACCGATTCACCCAGGCCGTGTCCCGCGGCCGGCATGAGATTCGCCGCGCCGGTTAG
- a CDS encoding glycine betaine/L-proline ABC transporter ATP-binding protein yields MPSQDAQIVVDGLWKVFGPRPERVFQPEHASKSRAELQDELGLVTGLRDVSFSVEKGTVFVVMGLSGSGKSTLVRCLIRLIRATRGQVHFDGEDILTYSQAQLIEFRRRKIAMVFQHYGLLPHRSVIDNVAVGLEIRGVDKPTRYRMATETIETVGLKGWENYRPHEMSGGMQQRIGLARALAVDPDVLLMDEPFSGLDPLIRREMQDELVSLQTELQKTIVFITHDLDEALKLGDRVAIMRDGQIVQQGSPEEIVTLPSDDYVTDFVQDVSRAKVVQARAIMGEPDVVIYERQGPRAALHAMQQHKLDAVFLISRSFTLRGVLTRDQATELAAQGVRSLHGAPVDQAETTSPEAYLADVVPIAAQTEHAVAVVSENGSLLGEIRRAVLLEAVAQAG; encoded by the coding sequence ATGCCTTCGCAAGATGCTCAAATCGTCGTGGACGGCCTTTGGAAAGTCTTTGGCCCGCGACCGGAGCGGGTATTTCAGCCCGAGCATGCCTCCAAGAGCCGCGCCGAGCTTCAGGATGAGCTGGGCTTGGTTACCGGACTGCGCGACGTGTCGTTCTCGGTGGAGAAGGGCACGGTCTTCGTGGTTATGGGGCTTTCCGGCAGCGGCAAGTCGACGCTGGTGCGCTGCCTCATCCGGCTCATCAGGGCCACTAGAGGGCAGGTCCACTTTGATGGAGAGGACATCCTCACCTATTCCCAGGCCCAGCTCATCGAGTTCCGCCGGCGGAAGATTGCGATGGTCTTTCAGCACTATGGCCTGCTCCCGCACCGCAGCGTCATCGACAACGTGGCCGTCGGTCTCGAAATACGCGGCGTCGACAAGCCAACCCGATACCGGATGGCGACCGAGACCATTGAAACGGTCGGACTCAAGGGGTGGGAGAACTACCGTCCCCACGAAATGAGCGGCGGCATGCAGCAGCGAATCGGCCTAGCCAGGGCGTTGGCTGTCGATCCCGACGTGCTCCTGATGGACGAGCCGTTCAGCGGCCTCGATCCCCTGATTCGCCGCGAAATGCAGGACGAGCTCGTCTCGCTGCAGACGGAACTGCAAAAGACCATCGTGTTCATCACCCACGACCTCGACGAGGCCCTCAAGCTGGGGGACCGCGTCGCCATCATGCGCGACGGTCAGATCGTGCAGCAGGGTTCGCCGGAGGAAATTGTCACCCTGCCCAGCGATGACTACGTGACCGACTTTGTGCAAGACGTCTCGCGGGCCAAAGTGGTGCAGGCTCGGGCGATCATGGGCGAGCCCGACGTGGTGATCTACGAGCGGCAGGGGCCCCGCGCGGCGCTGCACGCCATGCAGCAGCACAAGCTCGACGCCGTTTTCCTGATTAGTCGATCGTTCACCCTGCGCGGTGTCCTCACCCGGGATCAGGCAACGGAGCTAGCCGCCCAGGGCGTCAGATCGCTCCATGGGGCGCCGGTCGATCAGGCCGAGACGACGTCTCCCGAGGCGTATCTTGCCGACGTGGTCCCCATCGCCGCCCAGACCGAGCACGCGGTGGCCGTCGTGAGCGAAAATGGCAGCCTGCTGGGCGAGATTCGCCGGGCCGTGTTGCTAGAGGCCGTGGCGCAAGCTGGCTAG
- a CDS encoding PIN domain-containing protein, translated as MIAVDTNVLIYAHRGEASLHNEAASRLVALAQGPERWGLPVFCVAEFMRVVTHRRVFNPPSSVSEAATFVTNVAAAPSCELVRPGPGFLDLLVETARQANAHGNLIFDAQIAALCLEHGIDTVLTDDRDFRRFEPLRVQALS; from the coding sequence TTGATTGCAGTTGATACCAATGTGCTGATCTACGCCCATCGCGGCGAGGCCTCATTGCATAACGAGGCGGCATCGAGGCTCGTCGCGCTGGCTCAAGGGCCCGAGCGTTGGGGCCTGCCAGTCTTCTGCGTCGCAGAATTCATGCGCGTCGTGACCCATCGTCGCGTGTTCAATCCGCCGTCTTCCGTTTCCGAAGCAGCTACATTTGTCACCAACGTTGCAGCCGCTCCGAGCTGCGAACTCGTCCGGCCGGGGCCAGGATTCCTCGATTTGCTCGTGGAAACAGCACGGCAGGCCAATGCGCACGGCAACCTGATTTTTGACGCCCAGATCGCTGCGTTGTGCCTAGAGCACGGTATCGACACCGTGCTAACGGACGACCGCGATTTCAGACGATTTGAGCCGCTGCGCGTGCAGGCTTTGAGCTAG